Proteins from a genomic interval of Oceanispirochaeta crateris:
- a CDS encoding VOC family protein, with product MKYCIEHIGIMSRNPLELAQWYQDVLGFNQLFIPPEENTPVFVRDQGGYILEFFSMPEGFKHSEDQVRKAQHLCLTIDDYDKAVKDLESKGVLFKEDGFTIFQEGKVRFFQDPEGNWIHLVYRKKIPWS from the coding sequence ATGAAATACTGTATAGAACACATCGGTATAATGTCCCGAAATCCATTAGAGTTAGCTCAATGGTATCAGGATGTGCTTGGTTTTAATCAGCTTTTCATTCCACCCGAGGAGAACACTCCAGTTTTTGTCAGAGATCAAGGAGGGTATATTCTTGAGTTTTTTTCCATGCCTGAGGGATTTAAACATTCTGAAGATCAGGTCCGGAAAGCTCAGCATCTTTGCTTAACAATTGATGATTATGACAAAGCAGTAAAAGATTTGGAAAGCAAAGGAGTACTTTTCAAGGAAGATGGTTTTACCATCTTTCAGGAGGGGAAAGTCCGATTTTTTCAGGACCCTGAAGGAAACTGGATTCACCTGGTATACAGAAAGAAAATTCCCTGGTCCTGA
- a CDS encoding sugar phosphate isomerase/epimerase family protein, translating into MSIKLALAVAPENALMSAFVVFRDKLENSMMKAAMLGYDGVELALLNKKQVDLPKVKKIMKETGLEIPMVSTGQIFADTGVNFTHQDKNKREKALTDFFGLMEVAAELGSLINIGRLRGVLTEGEPSIDYFRESMEKALKRSDELGVTIALEPVNRYEINFLNNCYQTAEIIRSLNHPRLKMMPDVFHMNIEDPSIEGCFWKYADLVSYVHFADSNRWAPGRGHLDFQSIISALKASGYNGYISLEILPFPEPDQAALEAINTIRKFI; encoded by the coding sequence ATGTCTATAAAACTGGCACTCGCAGTTGCTCCTGAAAATGCATTAATGTCTGCTTTTGTTGTATTCCGGGATAAACTTGAAAACAGCATGATGAAAGCAGCAATGCTTGGTTATGACGGAGTTGAACTGGCTCTTTTGAATAAAAAACAAGTTGATCTTCCTAAAGTTAAGAAAATTATGAAAGAAACCGGTCTAGAAATACCCATGGTTTCAACAGGGCAAATCTTTGCTGATACAGGTGTGAATTTTACTCATCAGGATAAGAATAAAAGAGAAAAGGCTCTAACTGATTTTTTTGGCCTTATGGAGGTGGCAGCAGAATTGGGTAGTCTGATTAATATTGGTCGCCTAAGAGGGGTTCTCACTGAAGGCGAGCCATCAATTGATTACTTTCGAGAATCTATGGAAAAGGCATTAAAACGATCTGATGAGCTGGGTGTTACAATTGCTCTTGAACCGGTTAATAGATATGAAATCAATTTTTTGAACAATTGTTATCAGACTGCAGAAATTATCAGAAGTTTAAATCATCCTCGTCTGAAGATGATGCCCGATGTCTTTCATATGAATATTGAAGATCCATCAATCGAAGGCTGTTTCTGGAAATATGCTGATCTGGTTTCATATGTTCATTTTGCCGATTCAAACCGCTGGGCACCAGGACGAGGACATCTGGATTTCCAGAGTATAATTAGCGCTTTGAAGGCCTCTGGATACAATGGTTACATTTCTCTTGAGATTCTACCCTTTCCTGAACCAGACCAGGCAGCATTAGAAGCAATTAATACAATAAGGAAATTCATATGA
- a CDS encoding PdxA family dehydrogenase translates to MQKIAFMIGDPAGIGPEITVRCINEYKNRGPVSLILVGDRPSFDRALKVCDVKMNIQDITEDQIKNSEADLMFLNIPVENGEMIPYGEVSAKSGACVYRSLKKIMSLIDSKLIQGFVFAPFNKEAMKKGGCPFPSELDMFKDHFNRPDITGEINFLDPMWTVRVSSHIAVKDIPLYVKKERILDSITFLNEELKRFSVKRRRIAVAALNPHGGEKGLFGTEEGDEIEPAVKAAREAGIDASGPFPADTIFLKVKNGEYDAIVSMYHDQGQIATKLLGFDKGVTIHGGMPVAIATCAHGTAFDIAGKGVAKPTALIQALKVVLGSLK, encoded by the coding sequence ATGCAAAAAATAGCTTTCATGATAGGAGATCCAGCCGGGATAGGACCTGAAATAACAGTCCGCTGTATAAACGAATACAAAAATCGGGGACCTGTTTCGCTAATCCTTGTGGGAGATCGTCCTAGTTTTGATAGAGCACTCAAAGTGTGTGATGTCAAAATGAATATTCAGGATATAACAGAAGATCAGATTAAAAATTCTGAAGCTGATCTAATGTTTTTGAATATTCCTGTAGAGAATGGAGAAATGATCCCTTATGGAGAGGTCTCTGCCAAGTCAGGAGCCTGTGTGTATCGATCTTTGAAAAAAATAATGTCATTGATCGATTCTAAATTGATTCAAGGATTTGTATTTGCGCCTTTTAATAAAGAAGCCATGAAGAAGGGAGGATGTCCTTTTCCTTCTGAACTTGATATGTTCAAAGATCATTTTAACCGTCCCGATATAACGGGAGAGATAAATTTTCTTGATCCTATGTGGACAGTTCGTGTGTCTAGCCACATTGCAGTAAAAGATATTCCACTCTATGTTAAAAAAGAAAGAATTCTGGATTCCATAACTTTTCTCAATGAAGAACTTAAGAGGTTCTCTGTAAAAAGAAGAAGGATTGCTGTTGCTGCTTTGAATCCTCATGGGGGAGAAAAGGGACTTTTTGGAACAGAAGAAGGTGATGAGATCGAACCTGCTGTTAAAGCTGCTCGAGAGGCTGGAATTGATGCCTCAGGTCCATTTCCCGCAGATACAATTTTTTTAAAAGTCAAAAATGGTGAATACGATGCTATTGTGTCCATGTATCACGATCAAGGACAAATTGCTACCAAACTTTTGGGTTTTGATAAAGGAGTCACCATTCATGGAGGAATGCCAGTTGCCATTGCTACATGTGCTCATGGGACTGCCTTTGATATAGCAGGAAAGGGCGTTGCCAAGCCTACTGCATTAATTCAGGCACTGAAAGTTGTTCTGGGATCTCTAAAGTAA
- a CDS encoding tripartite tricarboxylate transporter TctB family protein — MKIFKTNTRIIIPSITFFLGLIWVIYGLNNYGWWEEGPGSGFFPSIIGILLSGISIIAFLEGRKLSPPEYIKASYLPFIAAIATVGFALIIGFFPSLFLFLQGWLKLIEKYSWKKSLPVSTITTALLYGVFAMWLMVPFPAGLILNMIRG, encoded by the coding sequence ATGAAAATTTTTAAAACAAATACTCGTATCATTATCCCTTCTATTACATTCTTCCTGGGACTGATATGGGTCATCTACGGACTTAATAATTATGGCTGGTGGGAAGAAGGACCTGGGAGCGGTTTTTTTCCGTCCATCATAGGCATTCTTTTATCTGGTATTAGTATTATTGCTTTTCTAGAAGGTAGAAAACTATCTCCCCCTGAATATATAAAAGCAAGTTACCTCCCTTTTATAGCAGCTATTGCAACTGTTGGATTTGCCTTAATCATAGGTTTTTTTCCATCATTATTTCTATTTCTTCAAGGCTGGCTAAAATTGATAGAAAAATATAGTTGGAAAAAATCTCTTCCAGTTTCTACAATCACAACAGCATTACTATATGGCGTATTTGCCATGTGGTTGATGGTTCCCTTTCCTGCGGGACTAATACTTAACATGATCAGAGGTTAA
- a CDS encoding tripartite tricarboxylate transporter permease, with translation METVTLLFQGFATALTFQNLLAASAGAILGLIVGAMPGIGSLAGVALLLPLTFKFNPVTGIIMLSAIYYANMYGGSYSSILINIPGDGPAVMTAIDGHPMAKNGEPGKALFTSNISSFIGGTIGIIILTITGPALARLGLKFGPVEMAALLMVAMTSLGWLLGDNPTKGVVSTLLGVMIATIGFDIVVGTPRYDFGSLYLLGGISFIPLVIGMFGFSQVMEMMEPRLDGDAVDMKLSLKDSILNKSEMKRLLGPAIRSSFLGTIVGILPGAGATTGSFLGYITEKKIGKNREKMGTGILEGVAAAEAANNSAAAGAFAPLLSLGIPGSGTGAVLLGGLLMYGLTPGPRLFQNEPEFTWGLIASLYVANIITLLIALSIIPFLIKILKVPVKIMVPIITAVCILGAYSASNSLYGVMLMLASGFIGFHLKKNNYPIAPLLLAFVLAPTLERDFRRSFLISDGSPWIFFQKPIACGLIIFLMLTILSPVIRKIIINFKRLKTKA, from the coding sequence ATGGAAACAGTCACTTTATTATTTCAGGGTTTTGCTACAGCTTTAACTTTTCAGAACCTTCTTGCAGCAAGTGCAGGCGCTATTCTTGGATTGATTGTCGGAGCTATGCCTGGAATTGGTTCTCTTGCTGGAGTAGCTCTGCTTCTTCCTTTAACTTTTAAATTCAATCCTGTTACTGGGATTATTATGTTATCTGCAATCTATTATGCCAATATGTATGGAGGCTCCTATAGCTCTATCCTGATTAATATTCCAGGAGATGGCCCAGCGGTAATGACAGCTATAGATGGTCATCCTATGGCCAAAAACGGAGAACCCGGAAAGGCTCTATTCACTTCAAATATATCCTCGTTTATAGGAGGAACCATTGGAATTATCATCTTGACTATTACTGGTCCTGCCCTAGCAAGACTTGGTCTTAAATTTGGCCCAGTAGAAATGGCTGCACTTCTCATGGTTGCAATGACCTCATTAGGGTGGTTACTTGGTGACAATCCTACAAAGGGTGTTGTATCTACATTACTTGGAGTAATGATAGCTACAATTGGTTTTGATATCGTTGTAGGAACGCCCCGTTACGACTTCGGTTCACTATACCTCCTTGGTGGAATATCATTTATTCCTCTTGTCATTGGAATGTTCGGTTTTTCTCAAGTTATGGAGATGATGGAACCTCGTCTTGATGGTGATGCTGTCGATATGAAACTATCCTTAAAAGATAGCATATTAAATAAATCTGAAATGAAACGTCTTTTAGGACCTGCCATTCGTTCAAGTTTTCTAGGAACAATAGTAGGAATACTTCCTGGAGCAGGTGCAACAACAGGTTCTTTTCTTGGATATATTACTGAAAAGAAAATCGGTAAAAACCGAGAGAAAATGGGAACAGGAATCCTTGAAGGTGTAGCCGCAGCTGAAGCAGCAAACAACTCTGCAGCAGCTGGGGCATTTGCCCCACTCCTATCACTTGGAATTCCAGGTTCTGGAACTGGTGCAGTACTCCTTGGAGGCCTTCTGATGTACGGCTTAACACCAGGACCAAGGCTATTCCAGAATGAACCAGAGTTTACATGGGGGTTGATTGCCTCCTTATATGTAGCTAATATTATAACACTTTTAATCGCGCTGTCGATCATTCCATTTCTCATCAAGATTCTAAAGGTTCCTGTAAAGATCATGGTTCCCATTATCACAGCTGTATGCATCCTAGGAGCCTATAGTGCAAGTAATTCGCTATACGGTGTTATGTTGATGTTGGCATCAGGATTCATAGGATTTCACCTAAAAAAGAATAACTATCCAATAGCACCTCTTCTATTAGCCTTTGTTCTGGCTCCCACATTGGAACGGGATTTTAGAAGATCCTTTCTCATTTCAGATGGAAGCCCTTGGATATTTTTCCAGAAACCGATTGCTTGCGGACTGATCATTTTTCTAATGCTTACAATTCTATCACCAGTAATCAGAAAAATAATTATCAATTTTAAAAGACTTAAAACAAAAGCATAA
- a CDS encoding sulfatase-like hydrolase/transferase, whose amino-acid sequence MKAIMVMFDSLNRDMLSSYGCNWTKTENFNRLSKKTVTFTNSFAGSLPCMPARRELHTGRYNFLHRCWGPIEPFDDSMPSILKENGIYTHLVSDHAHYWEDGGATYHTRYNSWEASRGQEGDYWKGEVADPDIPSDALGRKKHSWRQDWINRKYMSNEEDMPAYKTFHSGLEFIENNINSDNWFLQLETFDPHEPFFVPEKYAELYDDDYKGVHFDWPAYQEATNYTNEQISHVRKRYAALLSMCDAYLGKVIDIMDEHNMWKDTMLIVNTDHGFLLGEHGWFGKNRMPTYTEIARTPFFVWDPRIGKKNIKNHQLVQTIDIAPTLLDFFGIKIPKNMQGKCLNSLVSNNSPVRDGALFGLHGGHINYTDGRYVYMKAPVKPNDKNLYNYTLLPTHINSLFSPEELTDMTLESPLSFTKGCQVLKIRALKPAHNTYQHTLGDYLFDLKNDPDQKEPIIDTGLIKSMQERMSILMKESDAPAEAFIRYGLKSPQE is encoded by the coding sequence ATGAAAGCTATCATGGTAATGTTTGATTCACTAAATAGAGATATGCTCTCCTCATATGGATGCAATTGGACAAAAACAGAAAACTTCAATCGCCTGAGTAAAAAAACAGTAACTTTTACAAATAGCTTTGCAGGAAGCCTTCCTTGCATGCCAGCGAGAAGAGAACTTCATACAGGTCGCTATAATTTTCTACACAGATGCTGGGGTCCTATAGAACCTTTTGATGATTCTATGCCATCTATTCTAAAGGAGAATGGTATATATACACATTTGGTAAGTGATCATGCACATTACTGGGAAGATGGAGGAGCGACATATCATACTCGATATAACAGCTGGGAAGCATCTAGAGGACAAGAAGGTGATTACTGGAAAGGTGAGGTAGCAGATCCAGATATCCCATCTGATGCCTTAGGAAGAAAGAAACACTCCTGGAGGCAAGACTGGATCAACAGAAAGTACATGTCCAATGAAGAAGATATGCCCGCTTACAAAACATTTCATTCTGGATTAGAATTTATTGAAAATAATATAAATAGTGATAATTGGTTTCTTCAACTCGAAACATTTGATCCTCATGAACCTTTTTTTGTACCAGAAAAATATGCTGAGCTGTATGATGATGATTACAAGGGTGTACATTTTGATTGGCCGGCATATCAAGAAGCCACAAATTATACAAATGAACAAATTTCACATGTAAGAAAACGTTATGCTGCACTGTTAAGTATGTGTGATGCTTATCTTGGGAAAGTCATAGACATTATGGATGAACACAATATGTGGAAAGACACAATGTTAATTGTCAATACTGATCATGGTTTTTTACTGGGAGAACATGGTTGGTTCGGCAAAAATAGAATGCCTACATATACAGAAATTGCTCGAACTCCTTTCTTCGTATGGGACCCAAGAATCGGTAAAAAAAATATAAAAAATCATCAGTTAGTCCAAACAATTGATATTGCACCAACCCTACTAGATTTTTTTGGTATTAAGATTCCTAAAAATATGCAGGGAAAATGTCTTAATTCACTAGTTAGTAATAATTCTCCTGTAAGAGATGGTGCCCTTTTTGGACTTCATGGAGGACATATCAATTACACTGACGGACGTTATGTCTATATGAAGGCACCTGTTAAACCAAATGATAAAAATCTTTACAACTACACACTTCTTCCGACCCATATCAACAGTTTGTTCTCTCCTGAAGAACTGACTGATATGACTTTGGAAAGCCCATTATCCTTCACCAAAGGTTGTCAGGTATTGAAAATTAGAGCTCTAAAGCCAGCCCACAATACTTACCAACACACCCTTGGAGATTATTTATTTGATCTTAAGAATGACCCTGATCAGAAAGAACCAATCATAGATACTGGTTTGATTAAATCTATGCAAGAAAGGATGAGTATTCTGATGAAAGAATCAGATGCACCAGCTGAAGCCTTTATTCGCTATGGACTTAAAAGTCCACAAGAGTAA
- a CDS encoding tripartite tricarboxylate transporter substrate binding protein — MKKLFSVLLVTVLVSVVVFAEGQKDTASGPWTPTKGVEWVVTSSAGGGSSIFTQNIVEIMKSEGIVDKNIIINYKTDGGGAVGRRSVSMMKNESHTLLTFNSGDLQPFVQAEKGDLDGFTPLAIMALDGQILLVNYDSPYQNMEEIIAALKDGKRLIIGGSKSDDEAIYNAMVSKIGGDMEYLRSDSTGEALTQLLGGHIDMAIAKPAASFDLVSSGELRPMVTASSSRFSGPFDAPTFVELGYDIEFQIFRGVVGPADMPEEAVAYWSDALSKVAKTEAWKTNYIDKFLLVGNHLPADQAKNYMQKFENMYTK; from the coding sequence ATGAAAAAACTGTTTAGTGTTTTATTAGTGACAGTTCTCGTATCAGTAGTAGTTTTCGCAGAAGGGCAAAAAGATACTGCAAGTGGTCCTTGGACTCCAACAAAAGGAGTTGAATGGGTAGTAACATCAAGCGCTGGTGGAGGCTCTTCAATTTTCACTCAAAACATTGTCGAGATTATGAAATCTGAGGGTATTGTAGATAAGAACATTATCATCAACTACAAAACAGATGGTGGTGGTGCAGTAGGTAGAAGATCTGTTTCTATGATGAAAAATGAATCACATACACTTCTTACTTTTAATTCTGGAGACCTCCAACCCTTCGTACAGGCAGAGAAGGGAGATTTGGATGGCTTTACCCCTCTTGCAATCATGGCTTTAGATGGACAAATCCTTCTTGTAAACTATGACTCACCATATCAGAACATGGAAGAAATCATAGCCGCTCTTAAAGATGGTAAAAGATTGATTATCGGTGGTTCTAAATCTGATGACGAAGCCATCTATAATGCAATGGTTTCTAAAATTGGAGGAGATATGGAGTACCTCAGGTCAGATTCAACCGGTGAAGCACTCACGCAACTCTTAGGTGGACATATCGATATGGCGATTGCAAAACCAGCAGCTTCTTTTGATCTTGTTTCAAGTGGAGAACTGCGCCCCATGGTAACAGCTTCATCATCACGATTTAGTGGTCCATTTGATGCTCCGACTTTTGTAGAATTGGGATACGACATTGAATTCCAGATTTTTAGAGGCGTTGTAGGGCCTGCAGATATGCCAGAAGAAGCTGTTGCATACTGGTCTGACGCACTTTCTAAAGTAGCTAAAACTGAGGCATGGAAAACAAACTATATTGATAAATTTCTACTTGTAGGAAATCATCTCCCAGCAGATCAAGCTAAAAATTACATGCAAAAATTTGAAAATATGTACACAAAATAA
- a CDS encoding GntR family transcriptional regulator translates to MEQLITRKNLSDQVHDHIKRMILSGELKGGERVPEASLSKLFGVSRTPLREALKKLSDYGLIYLKPRSYAEVVIIDEEEAMQIAEVRLYIEILSAKLFSKNASAKDFQEIRLISDKCLELNISGDKAAAFEMDSQFHLMIAKYCGNRCLYEIFEKLDARIQLVRLNQKLNTPLLTDYIKQHSILVAAMENKEENLIESILSSHIMHDFNKD, encoded by the coding sequence ATGGAACAGTTGATCACCAGAAAAAATCTCTCAGACCAAGTACATGATCATATCAAACGCATGATCCTTTCAGGAGAACTCAAGGGCGGTGAACGTGTTCCTGAAGCTTCATTGAGTAAATTATTCGGAGTAAGCCGCACACCTCTCCGCGAAGCCTTAAAAAAATTGAGTGATTACGGTCTTATTTACCTGAAACCCAGGAGTTATGCCGAAGTCGTCATAATTGATGAAGAAGAAGCAATGCAAATTGCAGAAGTAAGGCTCTATATAGAGATATTATCAGCAAAATTGTTCAGTAAAAATGCGTCCGCTAAGGATTTTCAGGAAATTAGGCTAATATCTGATAAATGTCTTGAACTAAATATCAGTGGCGACAAAGCTGCTGCATTTGAAATGGACAGCCAATTCCATCTCATGATAGCAAAATACTGTGGTAACAGATGTCTATATGAGATCTTTGAGAAACTGGATGCCAGAATTCAGCTTGTACGTCTCAACCAGAAACTGAACACTCCACTACTAACTGATTATATTAAACAACACAGCATACTAGTTGCTGCTATGGAAAACAAAGAAGAAAACCTCATCGAATCTATTCTCTCTTCCCATATAATGCATGATTTCAATAAAGATTGA
- a CDS encoding mechanosensitive ion channel family protein has protein sequence MAVFVAFFAFIIGVSFPFIDKLPQAFISIMVGAAAIITGMAAKPFIENFLSGIAITASRMLNIGDTIKLNDYYGTIEDISATHTVIKLWDWRRYVIPNSSMINQEFINYNLHDKWLWAHVEFYVAYGSDMQLVKEIAEDTAKRSEHCLDFEDPAFWIMETNESSITCWIAAWASSPAEAWELKAEIRTALILDLHKAGINTHVNYYSMNKKDLDLPLE, from the coding sequence GTGGCAGTTTTTGTCGCTTTCTTTGCCTTTATAATTGGTGTTTCTTTCCCATTTATTGATAAGCTTCCACAGGCTTTTATTTCCATCATGGTGGGTGCTGCTGCCATTATAACCGGTATGGCGGCAAAACCTTTTATCGAAAACTTTCTATCTGGGATAGCCATTACAGCTTCTAGAATGCTTAATATTGGGGATACAATCAAATTAAATGATTACTATGGAACAATAGAAGATATTTCAGCTACTCATACTGTGATTAAGTTATGGGACTGGCGGCGCTATGTCATTCCAAACAGCTCAATGATAAATCAGGAATTTATAAACTATAACCTTCATGATAAATGGTTGTGGGCCCATGTAGAGTTTTATGTGGCCTATGGATCAGATATGCAGTTGGTCAAAGAGATCGCAGAAGACACAGCTAAGAGGAGTGAACATTGCTTGGATTTTGAAGATCCCGCCTTCTGGATCATGGAGACCAATGAAAGCAGTATTACCTGTTGGATTGCTGCCTGGGCTTCTTCTCCTGCAGAGGCATGGGAATTGAAGGCGGAAATACGAACGGCTCTGATTTTAGATTTGCATAAAGCAGGGATTAATACCCATGTTAATTATTATTCTATGAACAAGAAAGATTTAGATTTGCCTTTGGAGTAA
- a CDS encoding CTP synthase: MKKYIFVTGGVCSSLGKGLASASLGTLLENRGFSVCMIKIDPYINVDAGTMSPYQHGEVYVTDDGAETDLDLGNYARFTHSPLSAAHSITTGQIYDAVIRKEREGKFLGKCVQVVPHITDEIKRRILSLGEKPEIEITIVEIGGTVGDIESIPYLEAVRQIIHEKGHGVALSVHLTLVPTVTGGEVKTKPTQHSVKEMREIGIQPDVLLCRCQEELPADLKRKISQFTNIDHDCVLSAHDVDTTIYEIPVVYHHQGMDEVVCRKLGLRSRKSKITNTWGRLADIHKNSKTTVNIAMVGKYIELADAYKSVDEALVHGAFANEVRLKLTKVDSEDIEQKIAAGETLDEFFAPYDGILIPGGFGSRGILGMVQTARFAREKKIPCFGICLGLQIMVIEYSRSILGLKDADSSEFRPEGNNSVISLLEEQVDVTAYGGTMRLGLSESHVNEGTHMFKAYGSTTIHERHRHRYEVSNSYREALSEAGLILSGTTPDGSLVESVEWPDHPWGVGVQFHPEFTSSPIKAGPLFKDFILHSLKNSGKK; the protein is encoded by the coding sequence ATGAAGAAGTATATTTTTGTTACTGGCGGTGTTTGTTCCAGCCTTGGAAAGGGGTTGGCTTCGGCGTCCCTGGGTACCCTCCTTGAGAATAGAGGGTTTTCTGTATGTATGATCAAAATTGATCCATACATCAATGTCGACGCAGGGACCATGAGTCCCTACCAGCATGGTGAAGTTTATGTCACCGATGATGGTGCAGAGACAGATCTTGATCTTGGGAATTATGCGCGATTTACTCACTCTCCCCTGAGTGCCGCTCACTCCATCACTACCGGTCAGATTTACGATGCAGTTATACGTAAGGAAAGAGAAGGGAAATTTTTAGGCAAGTGTGTACAGGTTGTCCCTCACATCACAGATGAAATTAAGAGACGTATTCTGAGTCTTGGTGAAAAACCCGAGATAGAAATAACTATTGTTGAGATTGGTGGTACTGTTGGAGATATCGAATCCATTCCCTACCTCGAAGCTGTACGTCAGATTATTCATGAGAAGGGTCATGGAGTTGCCCTCTCTGTTCATCTGACTCTTGTTCCTACCGTGACAGGTGGTGAGGTTAAGACCAAACCGACCCAGCACTCTGTAAAAGAGATGAGAGAAATCGGTATACAGCCAGATGTGCTGCTCTGTCGTTGTCAGGAAGAGCTGCCCGCAGATTTAAAAAGAAAAATCTCACAGTTTACAAACATTGATCATGATTGTGTTCTTTCTGCTCACGATGTGGATACAACCATTTATGAGATTCCTGTTGTCTACCATCATCAGGGAATGGATGAGGTTGTTTGTCGTAAATTGGGACTGCGCAGCAGAAAATCAAAGATCACCAACACTTGGGGACGATTGGCTGATATCCATAAAAATTCAAAAACTACTGTCAATATCGCAATGGTCGGGAAGTACATTGAACTGGCCGATGCCTATAAGTCGGTGGATGAAGCACTTGTGCATGGGGCATTCGCAAATGAAGTGCGGTTGAAGTTGACCAAGGTAGATTCAGAAGACATTGAGCAAAAGATTGCTGCCGGTGAAACTTTGGACGAATTCTTTGCACCCTATGACGGGATTCTAATTCCGGGTGGTTTTGGTTCCCGAGGGATTCTGGGCATGGTTCAGACCGCAAGATTCGCTAGAGAAAAGAAAATTCCCTGTTTCGGTATCTGCCTGGGATTGCAGATCATGGTTATTGAGTACAGCCGTTCCATTCTGGGACTTAAGGATGCTGATAGTTCTGAATTCAGACCTGAGGGGAATAATTCGGTCATCTCACTCCTGGAAGAACAGGTCGATGTCACTGCTTATGGTGGTACCATGAGACTGGGTTTGAGTGAGTCACATGTGAATGAAGGCACACATATGTTTAAAGCTTATGGGTCTACAACAATTCATGAGCGTCATAGACATCGATATGAAGTGTCCAATAGCTATCGGGAAGCTTTGTCCGAAGCCGGGCTGATCCTTTCAGGAACGACTCCTGATGGCTCTTTAGTCGAGTCAGTGGAATGGCCTGATCATCCCTGGGGTGTCGGAGTGCAGTTTCATCCTGAGTTCACATCATCTCCCATTAAAGCAGGACCCCTCTTTAAGGACTTTATTCTGCATTCATTGAAAAACTCTGGTAAAAAATAA
- a CDS encoding RidA family protein: MKPIQTDKAPGAVGPYSQGIDTGSMVFTSGQLPIDPATGKLITGSIEEQTRRALLNVEAVLKAAGSGLDKVVKVTVFVKDMGNFSRINEIYKEFFSVHKPARSLVEAARLPLDGEIEIEAVALK, encoded by the coding sequence ATGAAACCAATACAAACAGATAAAGCACCAGGTGCTGTTGGACCTTATTCACAGGGAATAGACACGGGTTCTATGGTATTCACCTCTGGTCAGCTTCCCATAGACCCTGCTACAGGCAAGTTGATTACAGGCTCCATCGAAGAGCAGACAAGAAGAGCTCTTCTCAACGTAGAAGCAGTATTAAAAGCCGCTGGCAGCGGGCTGGATAAAGTGGTTAAAGTGACAGTATTCGTTAAGGATATGGGTAATTTTTCCAGAATAAATGAGATTTACAAGGAATTCTTTTCAGTTCACAAGCCAGCCCGTTCACTTGTAGAAGCGGCACGCCTGCCCCTGGATGGCGAGATTGAAATCGAAGCGGTAGCCCTGAAATAA
- the dtd gene encoding D-aminoacyl-tRNA deacylase has product MRAVLQRVSRASVTINKKKIRSIGPGFLVFLGISPEDRDEDIQWLTSKISDMRIFSDETGKMNCSVREIEGEILLVSQFTLFASTRKGNRPSFSRSADPKMALPLYNQFITDLRRKSDRPVKTGEFGAHMDVELCNDGPVTIIIDSQNRE; this is encoded by the coding sequence ATGAGAGCTGTCTTACAAAGGGTATCTAGAGCCTCTGTCACCATCAACAAAAAAAAAATCCGGTCTATCGGGCCGGGTTTTCTTGTTTTCCTGGGAATTTCCCCTGAAGACAGGGATGAAGATATTCAGTGGCTTACAAGCAAGATTTCGGATATGAGGATTTTTTCCGATGAAACAGGAAAAATGAATTGCTCTGTCCGGGAAATAGAAGGCGAAATCCTTCTTGTTAGCCAGTTTACTCTCTTTGCCAGCACCAGGAAAGGAAACAGACCGTCTTTCAGCAGGTCTGCAGATCCCAAGATGGCCCTCCCCCTCTACAATCAATTTATAACTGATCTACGCAGAAAGTCGGACCGACCTGTTAAGACAGGAGAATTCGGGGCACATATGGATGTTGAGCTTTGCAATGATGGACCTGTCACCATCATCATAGACTCACAGAACAGAGAATAA